A genomic stretch from Hemicordylus capensis ecotype Gifberg chromosome 1, rHemCap1.1.pri, whole genome shotgun sequence includes:
- the SRSF5 gene encoding serine/arginine-rich splicing factor 5 isoform X1: MSGCRVFIGRLNPAAREKDVERFFKGYGRIRDIDLKRGFGFVEFEDPRDADDAVYELDGKELCSERVTIEHARARSRGGRGRGRYSDRFSSRRPRNDRRNAPPVRTENRLIVENLSSRVSWQDLKDFMRQAGEVTFADAHRPKLNEGVVEFASYSDLKNAIEKLSGKEINGRKIKLIEGSKRHSRSRSRSRSRSRSSSRSRSRSRSRSRKSYTRSRSRSRSKSRSVSRSPVPEKSQKRASSSRSKSPASVDRQRSRSRSRSVDSGN; encoded by the exons ATGAGTGGTTGCCGTGTGTTCATCGGAAGGCTGAATCCAGCAGCCAGGGAGAAGGATGTGGAGAGATTTTTCAAAGGCTATGGACGCATCAGAGACATTGATCTGAAAAGGGGCTTTGGGTTTGTG GAGTTTGAAGATCCAAGAGATGCTGATGATGCAGTCTATGAATTGGATGGAAAAGAACTCTGTAGTGAAAG ggTTACAATTGAACATGCAAGGGCCCGTTCTAGAGGTGGCAGAGGCAGAGGACGTTACTCTGACCGTTTTAGTAGCCGCCGTCCACGAAATGATagaag AAATGCTCCACCTGTAAGGACAGAAAATCGCCTCATTGTAGAAAATCTATCATCCAGAGTCAGCTGGCAG GATCTCAAAGACTTCATGAGACAAGCTGGGGaagtaacctttgcagatgcacATAGACCCAAACTAAATGAAGG GGTGGTTGAGTTTGCTTCTTACAGTGATCTAAAGAATGCTATTGAAAAGCTTTCTGGGAAAGAAATTAATGGAAGGAAAATCAAACTAATTGAAGGCAGCAAAAGACACAG TAGGTCCAGGAGCAGGTCTCGCTCCCGGAGCAGGAGCTCATCAAGATCTCGCAGCCGTTCCCGTTCCCGAAGCCGCAAATCCTACACCAGGTCCAGGAGCAGGAGCCGTAGTAAGTCTCGTTCAGTTAGTAGGTCTCCTGTCCCGGAAAAGAGCCAGAAACGTGCTTCTTCAAGTAGGTCGAAGTCTCCAGCTTCTGTGGACCGGCAGAGATCACGTTCAAGGTCAAGATCTGTTGACAGTGGCAACTAA
- the SRSF5 gene encoding serine/arginine-rich splicing factor 5 isoform X2, producing MSGCRVFIGRLNPAAREKDVERFFKGYGRIRDIDLKRGFGFVEFEDPRDADDAVYELDGKELCSERVTIEHARARSRGGRGRGRYSDRFSSRRPRNDRRNAPPVRTENRLIVENLSSRVSWQPICVVGLMTRSACGLS from the exons ATGAGTGGTTGCCGTGTGTTCATCGGAAGGCTGAATCCAGCAGCCAGGGAGAAGGATGTGGAGAGATTTTTCAAAGGCTATGGACGCATCAGAGACATTGATCTGAAAAGGGGCTTTGGGTTTGTG GAGTTTGAAGATCCAAGAGATGCTGATGATGCAGTCTATGAATTGGATGGAAAAGAACTCTGTAGTGAAAG ggTTACAATTGAACATGCAAGGGCCCGTTCTAGAGGTGGCAGAGGCAGAGGACGTTACTCTGACCGTTTTAGTAGCCGCCGTCCACGAAATGATagaag AAATGCTCCACCTGTAAGGACAGAAAATCGCCTCATTGTAGAAAATCTATCATCCAGAGTCAGCTGGCAG CCTATCTGTGTCGTTGGCCTTATGACGAGGAGTGCCTGTGGGTTATCCTAA